A single Marinobacter salsuginis DNA region contains:
- a CDS encoding IS110 family transposase, translating into MSLQQDVRPVIVGGVDTHKDLHVAAAVDGHDQVLGTNTFPATRHGYKTMLAWMRSFGDVTRIGIECSGTYGAGLLRYLQQASITTLEVTSPDKSVRRKRGKDDSIDAENAAHAAFAGIRTVTPKTRDGMVESLRVLKVCRKTAIAARRVALQMIQTQIVSAPEELRDQLRSMTRMQLIRTLASSRPDLGGYRDVMTAYRIALKSLARRYVELHDEIADLDTMIKAIVDELAPDLVARTAVGYESAAQLLITAGDNPDRLGSEASFAALCGVNPIPASSGKTQRHRLNRGGDRAANSALHIIAIGRLRLDVKTQEYVARRLTEGHSKLEAIRCLKRYIARELFYLLRHRQREIGQSRIAA; encoded by the coding sequence TGTTCGCCCGGTGATTGTCGGTGGTGTTGATACCCATAAAGATCTGCATGTTGCTGCCGCGGTTGATGGTCATGACCAGGTTCTCGGAACAAACACCTTTCCAGCGACGCGCCATGGTTATAAAACCATGTTGGCGTGGATGCGCAGCTTTGGCGACGTCACCAGAATAGGGATTGAATGCTCAGGAACCTATGGCGCGGGTCTGTTGCGCTATTTACAGCAGGCCAGCATCACGACTCTGGAGGTTACAAGTCCCGATAAATCCGTCCGCCGCAAGCGGGGCAAAGACGACAGCATTGATGCTGAGAATGCTGCGCACGCGGCCTTTGCGGGCATTCGTACGGTAACACCGAAGACACGTGACGGCATGGTTGAATCCTTGCGTGTTCTGAAAGTCTGTCGAAAGACAGCGATCGCAGCCCGCAGGGTAGCGCTTCAGATGATTCAAACCCAGATTGTCTCCGCACCGGAGGAGTTACGGGACCAGCTCAGGAGCATGACGCGCATGCAACTTATCCGGACGTTGGCATCATCGCGTCCCGATCTAGGCGGATACCGAGACGTCATGACGGCCTATCGGATAGCCCTGAAGTCCCTCGCTCGCCGATATGTAGAGCTACATGACGAGATCGCGGACTTGGATACCATGATCAAGGCCATCGTGGACGAACTTGCGCCCGACTTGGTTGCAAGAACAGCTGTCGGTTATGAGTCGGCGGCGCAGCTGTTGATTACCGCAGGTGACAACCCTGATCGACTTGGCTCCGAAGCCAGTTTTGCTGCGCTTTGCGGGGTCAATCCCATACCGGCATCTTCCGGAAAGACGCAGCGCCACAGGCTTAACCGAGGAGGCGATCGCGCAGCCAACAGTGCACTGCACATAATTGCGATCGGCAGGCTTCGGCTTGATGTTAAAACCCAGGAGTACGTTGCAAGACGACTAACAGAAGGGCATTCAAAGTTGGAAGCTATCCGTTGTCTA